A genome region from Pseudomonas helmanticensis includes the following:
- a CDS encoding glucarate dehydratase family protein: MKITRVTVTPIAFRDPPLLNASGIHEPFALRSIIEIESDNGYIGLGESYGDAPALAIQQQLQVQLIGLDPFNLNQLRAIVQATVAANKPASIAGAELAPGSHASKAVSNAYSAFEVAFLDLQAHYLNVPLVDLLGGAIRDEVPFSAYLFFKYAQHVDSPYKPDNWGEALSEQQIVAQAARMIEAYGFKSIKLKAGTLPPEHEVACIKALKKAFPGYPLRIDPNGNWSLETSIRMAELLGDDLQYYEDPTPGLDGMAELHKRTGLPLATNMVVTDFDEFRRSVAQNSVQIVLADHHYWGGLRDTQALAKMCDVFGLGVSMHSNSHLGISLMAMAHVAAAVPNLDYACDTHYPWQEPDEEVIKGGKLSIVDGCVKISRAAGLGLELDHEQLGKLHDQYLTCGIRQRDDVRQMQRYKPDWKAVKPRF, encoded by the coding sequence TTGAAAATCACCCGTGTCACCGTGACCCCGATTGCCTTCCGTGATCCGCCGCTGCTCAACGCCAGCGGCATCCACGAACCCTTTGCGCTGCGCTCGATCATCGAGATCGAAAGCGACAACGGCTACATAGGCCTCGGCGAAAGCTATGGCGATGCCCCGGCGCTGGCGATCCAACAGCAGTTGCAGGTGCAACTGATCGGCCTCGATCCGTTCAACCTCAACCAATTGCGCGCGATCGTCCAGGCCACCGTTGCCGCCAATAAACCTGCGAGCATCGCCGGTGCCGAACTGGCGCCCGGTTCCCACGCCAGCAAAGCGGTGAGCAACGCCTATTCGGCGTTCGAAGTGGCATTTCTCGATTTGCAGGCGCATTACCTGAATGTGCCGCTGGTGGACCTGCTCGGCGGCGCGATTCGCGATGAGGTGCCGTTCAGCGCTTATTTGTTCTTCAAGTACGCGCAACATGTCGATTCGCCGTACAAACCGGACAACTGGGGCGAGGCGCTCAGCGAGCAGCAAATCGTCGCGCAGGCTGCGCGGATGATCGAGGCGTACGGTTTCAAAAGCATCAAACTCAAGGCCGGCACGTTGCCGCCGGAGCATGAGGTGGCATGCATCAAAGCCTTGAAAAAAGCCTTCCCGGGCTATCCGCTGCGCATCGATCCGAATGGCAACTGGTCGCTGGAAACGTCTATTCGCATGGCCGAATTGCTCGGCGATGATCTGCAGTATTACGAAGACCCGACCCCGGGTCTCGATGGCATGGCCGAGCTGCACAAGCGCACCGGTCTGCCGCTGGCGACCAACATGGTGGTCACCGACTTCGACGAGTTCCGTCGCAGTGTCGCGCAGAACAGCGTGCAGATTGTTCTCGCCGACCACCATTACTGGGGCGGCCTGCGCGACACGCAGGCGCTGGCGAAGATGTGCGACGTGTTTGGCCTCGGCGTGTCGATGCATTCCAACTCGCACTTGGGCATCAGCCTGATGGCGATGGCGCATGTGGCGGCGGCCGTGCCGAATCTGGATTACGCCTGCGACACCCATTACCCGTGGCAGGAGCCGGATGAAGAGGTGATCAAGGGTGGCAAGCTGTCGATTGTCGATGGCTGCGTGAAGATCAGCCGGGCAGCGGGGCTTGGCCTGGAACTGGATCATGAGCAGTTGGGCAAGCTGCATGATCAGTACCTGACGTGCGGGATTCGCCAGCGTGATGATGTGCGACAGATGCAGCGGTACAAGCCGGACTGGAAGGCGGTCAAACCGAGGTTTTGA
- a CDS encoding MFS transporter, producing MKTLQNPLDVTVLARAAAKVKRHVLPLFVVMFIVNYIDRVNIGFVRSHMETDLGIGAAAYGLGAGLFFVGYALFEVPSNMLLQRYGARVWLTRIMFTWGAAAMAMAFVRGETSFYVLRFILGAAEAGFFPGIIYYFTQWLPASERGKTMAVFLSGSAIASVISGPVSGALLHISGLGLHGWQWMFLIEGAASVVLCGFVWFWLQSHPRQAKWLSEEEREALVAAIAEEQQAREAVQIAKPSMFKLLADRQIALFCFIYFSIALTIYGATFWLPSMIKKMGNLGDFQVGLLNSIPWIISIVAMYGFAAMAGKWKFQQAWVALTLVIAAIGMFMSTTGGPIFAFVAICFAAIGFKAASALFWPIPQSYLDARIAAAVIALINSIGNLGGFVAPTAFGFLEQTTGSIEGGLYGLAGTSLIAAVVIFFARTAPGAKGKTPAKPYDDTAVVATASPAASH from the coding sequence TTGAAAACCCTCCAGAATCCGCTGGACGTCACGGTTCTCGCCCGTGCCGCCGCCAAGGTCAAGCGCCACGTGCTGCCGCTGTTCGTGGTGATGTTCATCGTCAACTACATCGATCGGGTCAACATCGGTTTCGTGCGCAGTCACATGGAAACCGATCTGGGCATCGGTGCGGCGGCTTACGGCCTCGGCGCCGGTTTGTTCTTTGTGGGCTACGCGCTGTTCGAAGTGCCGTCCAACATGCTTCTGCAACGTTACGGCGCACGGGTGTGGCTGACGCGGATCATGTTTACCTGGGGCGCCGCCGCCATGGCCATGGCGTTTGTCAGAGGCGAAACCAGTTTCTATGTGCTGCGCTTTATTCTCGGCGCGGCCGAGGCGGGGTTCTTTCCGGGGATCATTTACTACTTCACGCAGTGGCTGCCGGCCTCCGAGCGCGGCAAGACCATGGCGGTGTTTCTCAGCGGTTCGGCGATTGCCTCGGTGATCTCCGGCCCGGTCTCCGGTGCGCTGCTGCACATCAGCGGGTTGGGCCTGCACGGCTGGCAGTGGATGTTCTTGATCGAGGGCGCGGCGTCGGTGGTGCTTTGCGGGTTTGTCTGGTTCTGGCTGCAATCGCATCCGCGTCAGGCCAAGTGGCTGAGTGAAGAGGAGCGCGAAGCACTGGTCGCGGCGATTGCCGAAGAGCAGCAGGCCCGTGAAGCGGTGCAGATCGCCAAGCCGTCGATGTTCAAGCTGTTGGCGGATCGGCAGATTGCGCTGTTCTGTTTCATCTACTTCTCCATTGCCCTGACCATTTACGGCGCGACGTTCTGGCTGCCGAGCATGATCAAAAAGATGGGCAATCTCGGCGATTTCCAGGTTGGCCTGCTCAACTCGATACCGTGGATCATTTCGATTGTCGCCATGTACGGCTTTGCGGCGATGGCCGGTAAATGGAAGTTCCAACAGGCGTGGGTCGCGCTAACGCTGGTGATCGCGGCCATCGGCATGTTCATGTCGACCACTGGCGGGCCGATTTTCGCCTTCGTCGCAATCTGCTTCGCCGCCATCGGTTTCAAGGCAGCGTCGGCATTGTTCTGGCCAATTCCGCAAAGCTATCTGGATGCGCGCATCGCCGCTGCGGTGATCGCGCTGATCAATTCTATTGGCAATCTCGGCGGTTTCGTCGCGCCGACTGCATTTGGTTTTCTCGAACAAACCACCGGCTCTATCGAGGGCGGCCTGTATGGCTTGGCTGGCACGTCGCTGATCGCAGCGGTGGTGATTTTCTTTGCCCGCACGGCGCCGGGTGCCAAAGGCAAAACCCCGGCAAAGCCCTATGACGACACCGCCGTTGTCGCGACGGCCAGCCCGGCTGCGAGCCATTGA
- a CDS encoding LysR substrate-binding domain-containing protein gives MFELTQLRCFTTVATELNFRRAAERLNMTQPPLSRQIQLLEHHLGVALFTRSTRSVALTAAGRAFFIEAQNLLERAQQAAVTARRFAEGDIGSVNISFVGSAVYEFLPKVIAEARLKQPQVKIDLSEMNTYQQHEALRARRIDLGIARAPLLEPGYATECLVREPFVLAVPSGHPLASAAEVAVNDLDKQPFLMYSHAAYPPFNELLTGMLRSARVAPDYVQWLGSSLTILALVNAGMGLALVPRCATSVVFRNVVFRDIDLGEGVQSELHLIWRENNDNPAFAMLLEAIRRAVAEGWG, from the coding sequence ATGTTCGAACTGACTCAACTGCGCTGCTTCACCACCGTCGCCACCGAACTCAACTTTCGCCGCGCCGCCGAGCGACTGAACATGACGCAGCCGCCACTGAGCCGGCAGATTCAATTGCTTGAGCATCACCTCGGCGTCGCGCTGTTCACCCGCAGCACCCGCAGTGTCGCGCTGACCGCCGCCGGCCGGGCTTTTTTCATCGAAGCACAGAACCTGCTGGAGCGCGCGCAGCAAGCGGCAGTCACCGCCCGCCGGTTTGCCGAAGGCGATATCGGTTCGGTGAACATCAGTTTTGTCGGCAGCGCGGTGTATGAGTTTCTGCCCAAGGTTATCGCCGAGGCGCGCCTGAAACAGCCCCAGGTAAAAATCGATCTGTCGGAGATGAACACTTACCAGCAGCACGAAGCCTTGCGCGCGCGACGCATCGATTTGGGCATCGCCCGTGCGCCATTACTCGAGCCGGGATATGCCACTGAATGCCTGGTGCGCGAGCCGTTTGTACTGGCGGTACCGAGTGGCCATCCATTGGCGAGCGCGGCTGAAGTGGCCGTAAACGATCTGGATAAGCAGCCATTTCTGATGTATTCCCACGCCGCTTATCCGCCGTTCAACGAACTGCTGACCGGCATGCTGCGCTCGGCCCGGGTTGCACCGGATTACGTGCAGTGGCTGGGGTCGTCGCTGACGATTCTGGCACTGGTGAATGCCGGGATGGGCCTGGCACTGGTGCCGCGTTGTGCGACCAGTGTGGTGTTCAGGAATGTGGTGTTTCGCGATATCGATCTGGGCGAAGGGGTGCAGAGCGAGCTGCATCTGATCTGGCGGGAGAATAACGACAACCCGGCGTTTGCGATGTTGCTGGAAGCGATTCGCCGGGCGGTGGCTGAGGGGTGGGGCTGA
- a CDS encoding DUF6338 family protein: MDDLVKEVIPLLQYLIPGFLSAWIFYSLTAFKRPDTFGQIVQALIFTFVIHGAVLAVGAICLWIGAKGFSIGKWDARAETLWAFVFSLALGIFACYLATSDRMHAWLRSRNVTKQSSYPSEWFSIFAQHHRLITLHLNDERRVFGWPVEWPPESDSGQFVMQNPCWLDADGTEVPFGAEFLLIDSGKVKWVEFGPKSEVSS, from the coding sequence ATGGATGATCTGGTCAAAGAAGTTATTCCGCTGTTGCAGTACCTGATTCCCGGGTTTTTGTCGGCGTGGATTTTTTATTCGCTGACGGCGTTCAAGCGACCCGATACGTTTGGGCAGATCGTGCAGGCGTTGATTTTTACATTTGTGATTCATGGGGCGGTGCTGGCGGTTGGGGCAATCTGCTTGTGGATAGGCGCGAAGGGCTTTTCTATCGGGAAGTGGGATGCTCGGGCTGAAACCCTTTGGGCATTTGTTTTCTCATTGGCGCTTGGAATCTTCGCGTGCTATCTGGCTACCAGCGACAGGATGCATGCGTGGCTACGTAGTAGAAACGTAACGAAACAATCTTCTTACCCCAGTGAATGGTTCAGTATTTTTGCTCAGCACCATCGTCTCATCACCCTCCATTTGAACGATGAGAGGCGCGTTTTTGGCTGGCCTGTGGAGTGGCCGCCGGAATCCGACAGTGGCCAGTTCGTGATGCAAAATCCCTGTTGGCTGGATGCCGACGGAACAGAAGTGCCTTTTGGCGCTGAGTTTTTGCTGATAGATTCCGGGAAAGTCAAATGGGTAGAGTTCGGCCCGAAATCGGAGGTTTCGTCATGA